In the genome of Fructilactobacillus hinvesii, the window CCACTTCTGCAAACTGAAGCATGTGTTCGACGGTATTAATCCGACTTTCTAATAAAGCTTGTTCGTTTTTCGCCGATTTATATTCTGAATTTTCGGATAAATCACCATAACTTCTAGCAATTTTAATTTGTTCAATTACGTGGGGACGCTGGTTAGTCTTTAAATCTTCTAACTCAGCTTCGAGTTTAACTTTCCCCTCTTTGGTCATTGGATATACTTTATCTTCAGCCATCGTTCCACCTCAATTATTTTAGTCAACTTAGAATTTATCACGAACCCCGTCTATTAGCAAATAAAAAGTTAATCAGCAATCACGGGGCCTTCGTCGTCAGTTCCTAAAATTGCTGTAATCTTAGTAGCCAATAAATCAATGGCAACGTTATTTTTCCCGCCGCGTGGAATAATAATGTCAGCATAACGCTTGGATGGCTCCACAAACTGTTGATACATGGGCCGAACCGTGCCTAAGTACTGCTGAATAATTGAATCCAAGGATCGCCCGCGCTCCTCAGTATCTCGCTGAATTCGTCTAATCAAACGAATATCATCATCCGTATCGACAAACACCTTAATGTCCATTAAATCACGCAGTCGGGGATCATTAAGCGTGAGAATTCCCTCTAAAATAATTACATCAGTGGGATCCTGCCGTTCTGTTTTTTCACTCCGTGTGAATTGCGTGTAATCATAGACTGGTTTCTCAATGGTTTCGTAGTGCAACAGTTGCTTTAACTGATTGACCAATAGATCATTATCAAAGGCATCCGGATGATCATAATTAACCTTTTTACGTTCAGCCATACTCATTTCAGCCTGATCTTTGTAATACGAATCTTGTTGGATAATGGAAATCGAGTGTCCCAATAACCGTTGCAAAATTGCGCGACTAACCGTTGTTTTTCCACTACTGGATCCCCCAGTCACACCGATGATGACGGGCTGTGCTTGCTTAGTTGCCATTATGTTTATCTGTCCACCTTATCTAATTTCTGCGTTAAGTTCCGTTTCTAAATGGTGCTCAACCTTTGCCATGGCCTGATTTACCACGTCATCTTGTAACGTTTCACGTGGATTTTCAAAGCTCAATGTATAAGCCAACGATTTTTGCCCCGCAGGAACATGTTCCCCAACGTAAACATCAAAGAGGGTTACATCGTGTAAGAATGCCCCACCGCGTTTCCAAATGATGGCTTCAATTTGATCATTAGTAACGTTATCAGCTACCAACATGGCGACATCACGTTTAATGCCCGGTAGAGAACTGACTACTTGATACTGTGGTTCGTGTTTTGGAGCGGCCATTAACTTATCAAAATCTAAATCAAACACGTAAGTGGGCTTAATTTTAAATTCTTTGGCTGTTTTAGGATGAATCTGACCGATGAATCCAATTACTTCATCGTCTAACTTCACCAGTGCCGTCCGCCCCGGATGCATTTCGGTGATTGTTTCCGTTGGTTCATAAGTAACCGTTCCCTGTAGTGATAAGGTCTGCAAGTACTGCGTTA includes:
- the udk gene encoding uridine kinase; amino-acid sequence: MATKQAQPVIIGVTGGSSSGKTTVSRAILQRLLGHSISIIQQDSYYKDQAEMSMAERKKVNYDHPDAFDNDLLVNQLKQLLHYETIEKPVYDYTQFTRSEKTERQDPTDVIILEGILTLNDPRLRDLMDIKVFVDTDDDIRLIRRIQRDTEERGRSLDSIIQQYLGTVRPMYQQFVEPSKRYADIIIPRGGKNNVAIDLLATKITAILGTDDEGPVIAD